In Eublepharis macularius isolate TG4126 chromosome 4, MPM_Emac_v1.0, whole genome shotgun sequence, the following are encoded in one genomic region:
- the LOC129327059 gene encoding zinc finger protein 91-like has translation MGEKPFEGSDSNNSSDLSESIASHQRHHTRQKSCQCSECRKRFRCNTILHLEEKRYKCLECEKSYNRSAKLTVHQRVHTGEKPYKCLQCSKNFSSKNNLSSHQRVHTGEKPYKCLECGKSFRHSTGLIPHQRIHAGVKPYKCLECGKSFRFSTGLTSHQRIHTGEKPYKCLECGKNFRHSTGLTSHKRIHTGEKPYKCLECGKKFRHSAALTSHQRIHSGEKPYQCMICGKCFSQGSHLTSHKRTHSGEKPYKCQECGKGFSQSSHLTVHQSLHTGEKPYKCLECGKSFRINRNLKVHIRVHTQEKPFKCLECGKRFNQSSSFNMHKRIHRGEKPYKCMDCEKSFYVRSHLNTHQRIHTDEKPYKCLECEKSFRCGQSFNRSGCFTSHQRIHTGEKPYKCLECGRSFSESGSLTRHQRTHIGLKPYKCLECGKSFTVSGSLTSHQRIHTGEKPYKCLVCGKSFTVRGSLTSHQRIHTGLKPYKCLECGKGFTVSGSLTSHQRIHTGERPYICRVCGKSFNKGGNLNVHQRTHTEEKPCKCLECGKSFSESRKLAVHQRIHTGEKNYTCRKCGKSFSESGSLTVHQRLHTGEKPYICLECGKSFRQSNQLTSHRRIHTGEKPYQCFVCGKSFSVSGNLNSHQRIHTGEKPYICLDCGKSFSESGSLTAHQRIHTGEKPYKCLECGKTFCYRSSLISHQRIHKREKPYTCLECGKSFFNSGNLSSHQKIHTREKP, from the exons ATGGGAGAGAAACCATTTGAGGGTTCAGATAGCAACAATAGCTCTGATCTGAGTGAAAGCATTGCTTCCCATCAAAGACATCATACTAGGCAAAAATCATGTCAATGCTCAGAGTGCAGGAAGAGGTTCAGGTGTAATACAATTCTTCACTTAGAGGAGAAAagatataaatgcttggaatgtgaaaAGAGCTACAATCGGAGTGCAAAACTTACTGTGcatcaaagagttcacacaggggagaaaccttacaaATGCTTGCAGTGTAGTAAAAACTTCAGTAGCAAAAATAACCTTAGTAGCCACcaaagagttcacacaggggagaaaccttataaatgcttggagtgtggaaaaagcttccgaCACAGCACAGGCCTCATtccccatcaaagaattcatgcaggggtgaaaccttataaatgcttggagtgtggaaaaagcttccgttTCAGCACaggccttacttcccatcaaagaattcacacaggggagaaaccttacaaatgcttggagtgtggaaaaaacttcCGTCACAGTACAGGCCTTACTTCCcataaaagaattcacacaggggagaaaccttacaaatgcttggagtgtggaaaaaagtTCCGTCACAGCGCAG CCCTCACTTCCCACCAGAGAATACATTCTGGAGAGAAACCGTACCAGTGCATGAtatgtggaaaatgcttcagtcaGGGATCACACCTTACTTCCCACAAAAGAACCCATTCtggagagaaaccgtataaatgccagGAATGTGGGAAAGGCTTCAGTCAAAGCTCACATCTGACTGTACACCAAAGCCTCCACACTggtgaaaaaccatataaatgcttggagtgtggaaagagtttcagaaTCAACAGAAACCTTAAAGTGCATATAAGAGTCCATACACAggagaagccatttaaatgcctggagtgtgggaaacgTTTCAATCAGAGCTCAAGTtttaatatgcataaaagaatccACAGAggagagaagccgtataaatgcatGGATTGTGAGAAAAGCTTCTATGTAAGGTCCCATCTTAATACGCATCAGAGAATCCATACAgatgagaagccatataaatgcttggaatgtgaaaAGAGTTTTAGG tgtgggcaAAGCTTCAATCGGAGTGGATgctttacttcccatcaaagaattcacacaggagagaaaccatataaatgccttgaATGTGGAAGGagcttcagtgagagtggaaGCCTTACTCGTCATCAAAGAACACACATAGGGTTGAAAccttataaatgtctggagtgtggcaAAAGCTTCACTGTGAGTGGAAGCCttacttctcatcaaagaattcatacaggggagaaaccatataaatgtcttgtgtgtggaaagagcttcactgTGAGAGgaagccttacttcccatcaaagaattcacacagggttgaaaccttataaatgtttggagtgtgggaaaggctTCACTGTGAGTGGAAGCcttacttcccaccaaagaattcacacaggagagagaccatataTATGCCGGgtatgtgggaaaagcttcaataAGGGTGGAAATCTTAATGTCCACCAAAGAACTCACACAGAGGAGAAGCCatgtaaatgcctggagtgtggaaaaagcttcagtgagagTAGAAAacttgctgttcatcaaagaattcacacaggggagaagaacTATACATGTCGgaaatgtgggaaaagcttcagtgagagtggaagccttactgtccatcaaagacttcacacaggggagaagccatatatatgcctggagtgtggaaaaagctttaggCAGAGTAATCAACTTACTTCtcatcgaagaattcacacaggagagaaaccatatcaatgctttgtatgtggaaaaagcttcagtgttagtggaaaccttaattcccatcaaaggatccacacaggggaaaaaccatacaTATGCCTGgattgtggaaagagtttcagtgagagtggaagccttactgcccatcaaagaattcatacaggagagaaaccatataaatgtttggagtgtggaaaaaccttCTGTTACAGAAGTAGccttatttcccatcaaagaattcacaaaagggagaaaccatatacatgcttggagtgtgggaaaagcttttttAACAGTGGAAACCTTAGTTctcatcaaaaaattcacacaagggagaaaccataG
- the LOC129327846 gene encoding zinc finger protein 354A-like has translation MQPAKCPISFEEVAVRFTKAEWALLSPDQRALYREVMVENYENVASIAIPKPVLISWLQASEVPFPLYSEEEARLAGDRPDDKNYSLRHVVFFETISHEVEEEPSGSQEESRRLEENQVEKLGNQSVVFEAEGLLEKPAQEEYLKGKGRNKCSESL, from the exons ATGCAGCCAGCTAAG TGCCCGATTTCCTTTGAGGAAGTGGCCGTGCGCTTCACCAAGGCAGAATGGGCCCTGCTGAGTCCTGACCAGAGAGCTTTGTACAGGGAAGTCATGGTGGAGAATTATGAGAACGTGGCTTCTATAG CGATTCCCAAGCCCGTCCTCATCTCCTGGCTTCAGGCAAGTGAAGTGCCATTTCCCTTGTACTCCGAAGAAGAGGCCAGGTTGGCAG GTGACAGGCCGGATGACAAGAATTATAGCCTGAGACATGTGGTGTTTTTTGAAACAATCAGCCACGAAGTGGAGGAAGAGCCTTCTGGGAGTCAAGAAGAATCAAGGAGGTTGGAAGAGAACCAAGTGGAGAAGTTGGGGAATCAGTCTGTAGTTTTTGAGGCTGAGGGCTTGCTTGAAAAACCAGCTCAAGAAGAGTATCtcaaaggaaaggggaggaataAGTGTTCTGAAA GCTTGTAA